The Denticeps clupeoides chromosome 10, fDenClu1.1, whole genome shotgun sequence DNA window CGCTTCTTTTAATTCTAATATTTATTATCCAGCTATCAACCCCGTAATACATACGCAGGTGTCCCATTCACAAGGAGATAGGGGTGTCGAACACGGTGCAGTCCGTCTGACTTGAAGGCCTTTTGTGTAAATTGTCAGAGGTTATTATACACGAGCACAGCTTCTTTTGTTGCGTTACGTAGAGGAGTTTTTAGTAGTGAACACACCGATGTCAATAGTGTCATTTATGTCCAGACAGACCAGGTGCTTCCctttgattttgttttggtATGATCCAGCCAGTGGCCCACTACTTTAGCGCCGTGTTAGCGAATGAGGACTAATGTTGCCAGGTGAGCTCAGTACACGCAACTTTGGACAAGCTTTCTTTAACACGCATGACACGGtctaaaaatgttgttgttttttagtccttaaaattaaattagatttttagcAGCATGTTGAATGAAAGGATTTCACGTTAGACCGTATGAAATGGCCTCTCAAAACAATTACGTAacgtatatgtatataaaacaaattacGAATGATTTTGattgtaataaaacacacaatcgCGTGTACTTTATGAAACGGAGAGCCAGGTCGCTTGTTTTGGGCTTGTTTTACAGCGTTTctgcagacctggcaacacagccGAGGACGTCCGTGTATTCACGAACGCGTCTACGCACCGGAACCGCCGTAGCCCGGAACGCTGGCGGCGTGCGGAGTCGCGCGTTGCGACACCTTCTCATCGAGGAGGAGGCGCTCGCACAATATGCTGTTTCATTCACTTTAGTTTCACTTTTCGTTTGCAACGTCTAAGCCTGGGGCTCTTGGCCTACAATTAAACGcgcgctgtgtgtgttttttttctcattgctTCCCCCAttcgtttaaaataaatataatgagCTACGACCGAGCCATCACCGTGTTTTCCCCGGACGGGCATCTGTTCCAGGTGGAATATGCGCAGGAAGCCGTCAAAAAAGGCTCAACCGCAGTAAGTTCGAAGAGAAGTCGGACTCGGAAAAGACGTGTTTAAAAACATGCTCGTCGCAGGGATGCTGAACCGCGGCTTTTCTGACAGGTCGGGGTTCGAGGCAAGAATATTGTTGTCCTTGGAGTGGAAAAGAAGTCGGTCGCCAAGCTCCAGGATGACAGGACGGTGCGCAAAATCTGCGCCCTGGACGACAACGTCTTCATGGCGTTTGCAGGTAAACTCCCGCTCGGGGCCGATCTGTGTCTGGAGAAGCTTGATATTCAGGAATCCTGCGGTCATTAAAATACAAACGCTCCGTACCAAAAGTGCAAATGCTCAAAATGTGCAGATAAATGTTCaaagggacagtccaccccctggagaaacttagggttaggtgtcttgctcagggacacaatagtagtaagtgggatttgaacccgggtcttctggttcataggtgtgtgtgttacccactaggctactaccacccatataatataaaatgatatataatgtaaaattaatgtgatattaattcattttattaataatgaaaatacagTATACAAAAGGCATACCGTTTTAAAATTAGTTCTAATCAAGCATGGAATAAAagaagccattaaaaaaaaacttttatgaaAACTTCTTGTAGAAAGcgtgtttaaaaaataaacaaatcaatcaAGCTTTACACTTGGTCATTGTGAGTTTCAGAACTTTGTCCTGTCCGATTGTAGGGTTAACTGCAGATGCCCGGATCGTGGTCAGTAGGGCTAGGGTGGAATGCCAGAGCCACAGGCTGACTGTAGAAGACCCGGTGACCGTGGAGTACATCACTCGTTTCATATCCAACATCAAGCAGGTGAGGTCATGTGTACTGCATGGTCCAGTATTGCAAATTGTGGGCGTTGACAGGAAGTAGCTTCGCATAATTACATTTCTGGCCTGTCTCCGCAGCGCTACACCCAGAGTAACGGACGTAGGCCTTTTGGGATCTCAGCCCTGATTGTTGGCTTTGATTGTGATGGAACACCCAGTCTTTACCAGACTGATCCCTCTGGAACATACCATGCGTGGAAGGTAGAACTTACTTTCCAGTCCACGCAAAGCTTATCTGCAGTTTTCTTTGAATATTCATAGTGATTGGCCCTGTGAGGTTAATCGGTCTTTCCCGTTGTCTGAATCTACAGGCAAACGCCATTGGCAGGTCAGCCAAAACAGTGCGTGAGTTTCTGGAGAAGAACTACAAAGACGAAATGGTGGCATCTGATGAAGAAACGATCAAACTAACCATTAAGGCTCTTCTTGAGGTGAgtttcatgcctgattgttcgTCTATGTGACATTAAACAGCTGTAAGGCTGATAAATGACTCATTTATCCCTCTTAGGTGGTACAGTCAGGAGGAAAGAACATTGAGCTTGCAATCATGAGACGTAATGAGCCGCTGAAGGTTGGTTAATAGTCGGTCCTTGCGAAATTATGGATTGAGAGACCCATGATCGAAGTTTGGCACACACACTCGAGTAAAAACCTCCAGTCAGCCCTCAGGGCTAATGGAGCAAAGTTAGTGATAAAAATGAGCTACACAAAGAGGCATGCAGTTGATTGTGTAAATGACTGGTTACTGAACACTACTCACAGATGCTGGAGCCTGAAGAAATAGAAGTGTACGTTGCTGAACTAGAAAAAGAGAAGGAGGCAGCggagaagaaaatgaaaacatgaaaaatgtatttgcaatactggttggaataaaaaaaaaaaaaaaaaaaaaaaattgaaaattgaaATAGAAAATGGGGCCAACGTGTGATGTTTGGTGGGGTGTCACAAAAAAGGAACTCTAGTAATAGTCATTTACcatatttattaacaaatgGGACAAATCTCCCCACAGAAGTCACTTTTTGAACCGgtccaaaagaaaaaataaacacaaagcaCTCCACTCTGGCCAGCCTGTGGGGGACATTATAGGCAGATAATGAGTCTAAAGTCAGACATTACATAGTTTACTATTTACaacaaagaaatcaaaaaaggttatttgaAACCTCATTACTGTTCAACTTCAAAGttgtcaggggaaaaaaaaaaaaaaaaaaaaaaattatacatcaGCCAATAGAAATACTGGCATAGAGTTCAAATAATTTATATCACCATGCAAATAAGCTAAATtagattaaaatgtaaataataccCACATTAACATCACATGCATGAAAGTCCCTGCACATTctgtttacaattacatttgCAGAGGCTGAACAAAAGCATGACATTTCCAAAAAGGGTGAATTGGGGGAGGGATGGGGGTAATAAAGATAGTCTTTCAGGAAACTGGGGCAAATATACAGAATACCACTTTGTGGCTATAAAGCTTCATGGCCTCTGGATTCTGAAAGTGAGAACAAGAAAAATTGTTTAGTCAGCGACAGGTTACAAAAGAATTAAAATCACCCAGGCCTCCTTTTGTTTCATGAGCACTGGACAAAGCCTACAGGCAAGCAAAGCAGACAAGACTACATCAACATCCTACACTGGCTCTGACGAAGGCCGGTCTCAATCATGTggttttctgaataaaaataaataaaaagtgtgtgtgtgtgtgtgtgtgtgtgagatctatATATAAAGCATTAGTAATTTCTCACCAATCACAGTCTCCCACTGCCTGCTCGCTGGGTCTGCACTCGCTGTATGGCCCCTCTCCCTCTACGGCCACGGAACCCGCGGCCACGGAGAAAACGGCCCGGCACACCAAAAGTCTCCACATTGAGCTTCCTCTCCTCTGCCCAAGTGGTGCGTCTAAAACATAGAAATATAGTGTCAATCCCCTTGTAGAACAGTACTGTGCACCGGTCATTTGATGCTCAGAACTACAAcggagtgaataaaaagattgcattcatagttgggggtcctagtgaaccggaattgatctcatcgatggtaacttgaatgcacgttgtaagtcgctctggataagggcgtctgccaaatgccttaaaatgtaaatgtaaactgaaagACCTCAGGAATTAAGAATGGATCTTCCACAATTCATATTCATAGCTTTAAAAGAAATGTAGCGCTTATTCAGTTCTTTGATACAGTACAGTTGAGATTCTCATAGGGGCAGTGttgccctagcggttaaggaagcctcCTCCCGttatcagacggttgccggttcaaatcccggtgtcaactgagcaaagcacagtccctaCATAGTGCTCCCTGGGTACCggtcactgctcactaagggtgattgttaaatgcagaggacttcACTTTCTCCTAATATTCCCATTAGGAATTAACGTTGTGTAAACCAGGCACATGCCAATCGCTTTGGCAGTACTTTAAGAGCAAAAGTACTGGAGCAACTTCCTTGAGAAATGACTGAAAGAGTTATTATAGCCCATCTTATCTTGTGGTCAGAAGTGGCTCTTCAAGAATCGGCGCGAGCCGCTGTGCTAGAGACAACGTTACCTTGATTTGAGCTCTGAAGAGATGTTATCAAAGAAGCATTTGGCCTTGTTGTAATAGCACTTGGGCCCCAACGGATCATCCTCCACAGGGCCAGCAGTTTTTTCTGCACCCACTTCAGGATCAGCTGGTTCTTTTGCCTCTCCGGCTGGCGACTCATCCCCAGGGTCTGCGCAAGTGTCACAAGAGGGGGAGAAAAGGACAAAGACTGAGATGAGAGTCTTCACTAACGAAAAGGTGCATCTCTGCACAatttaaaaggtcccctgatcTGTCTTTATATCATGGTTCCCTAATACTGTACCTGAAGTAGGTTAAccaaattcagccttggtgcggAATTACAGCCACTGAGTTAGTTAGGTGGAGAGAGTCGGGACAATGCTAGCGAGCAGGCATTCATGAAACTTTTGTGCtcatttatgcacattttttacagccaaatcaccaagcaattgCAATGTTTCACACATTTGAAAACCATGACTGTCTGGATTTTTTGAAAACCACGACTGTCTGAGCTACtgctctgaatggtgaagcagaatgataAAAGCACTCTtcacacctatcgccatttctagccactgcaggaccacagacaggctgggggtacttgtattaaatgttaaatagtctcacaaagtgaaattttcataatgcGGGacctgtaaagaaaaaaaaaaaaaaaacccaaaataaacaaaaacaaaaaacctttAATGCTCAGCTTCTCTTCAATCTCTCTCTCGAGGTCGTCCTTGTTGAACTGGGCATTGGCGGTCTCAAAATCAAAGTCCGACTCAAACTGGAGGGTGGAGGGCTTGGTGTCCGCTGCTACAATCTTGCCTCTTTCACGGTTCCGGGACCTACGGGCTCCTGCGAAGGTTTTGCGGTCAGTTAGATTGGCTCCTATGGGAGTTTGTCCATGTTATTCCTTACAGTTCCTCACCTTGTCTCCTCCTTTGTGGAGGCCTGTTCTCATCGTTGCCTTGCCGTAGGCCTTGGGAAGCACCTTGCTCAGAGGTATCGCACAATTAATGAAGGGGAATGGAGgggtagggaaaaaaaaatatatatatatataatacaaaaaaaatcagttcagTTATCAATCCAGCATCAGTTATTAGCCCTTCACTTACTCATGGCTCCAGTATTCCTCTGAGCCTGGGGGCTTCCCCGGCCAGCGCGTACTGGCCTGCCACCATCTTGTCCCATGGCCGGTCCTCCGGAAGCGCCCTTTTTCTGAGCGCTTTTTTCTGCAGGCACGGTCTGGACTGCCTGCTCCACCATCGGACCTCTTCTAATAGGAAAACCAGGAAACCCCGCTCCTGCTGAGCACAACCATTTCACGTGCCTCACCCGCTCAAGGCCAAACAGGTCAACAGCAAGCTCAATGGAGGTTAGGCGCGTCGTTCCCCAACTCACCCAGACCCAGCGCTGCGGCATATTGCTGATTAAGCAGCGAGCTCGCCGCAAGCTGGTTGTACGACGGCATCATGCTTCTGTAGGGAGCGTAAGGCCCAGGAGAGTATGGGACAGACGAAGGAGCGAGTGACGACTGAAGAGGGAAGAGACAACTATTACAATTAACACGAGCTCTAAAAATCACGTCACACCAAGGCCTGAGAAGCACAGTACAACCCCGGGGTACCACATACCTGAACTATAGCAGGGTCCTGTGGTAATCTGGGGTGCATCTTCGGAGGCTCACACACAGTGATGTCTTTGATGTCACTGCCTCGAAAAATAATGTATTCATAGACCTCATCCTTAGGCGGAGCAGGCCTGTCTGTTGGGCGACCTTCTGTTCCAAAGGACCTCACtattgaaggggggggggcaggatcCAAATCATTAATTAGGCAACCAAACACTTCATTAACTTATTTTTTGTTCAGGTTTTAACCCCACCTTTGGCCAAGGCTACCGTCGAATTTTCGGTGTCGATCGTGTACAATATGCCCTCGTAGCGAATCTGAGCCTTGGAGATCAGGCTGATCTTGCTGCCGATGTACGGCGTTCCGGTGCTCATGGCGAGCCGACTCGTCAGACCTGGGCAGCCTGGACACGGGGGACGACGTCTTCGTCTtcaccttcctcttcctcttcctcttccttcacCTTCCTCGGAAATCCCCCCGGCGGCGCGGCTGGCGAGACGGCGGAGCGCCGGGTGCGAGGAATTTATAGAAGCAGGTGAGACGCGCGCGTCCAATCAGACGGCGCACCTGTGGCGCGTTGTCACGTGCTTACGTCGAATACGTCAATCAAACaaataagcaaacaaaaaacaattcaaAAGGTTTTTATGCACGCACCGTAAATGTTTCGTTGGTGGTTATTGTTGCATATTAATCGCATTAATTGCATTACATGTTTATTATGCCATTATTCGCAACTGGCGTTTAAACCTCCGAACTTGTTCTCTTTTGCTAATTTTGTCTAAACTGTGAAATTATAACTTGCATTTATGACTTAGCGAGAAATGCATGTGTGAACTTTAATTAAGAAGTGTGGTCGAAGTTATATAAAATTCAGCTATGTAATTGTTATTTAGCTTAAACGCCCCCCGTGACTCTCGAGGCGCTGAGTTCGCCCAAATTCTGATTAcggaacaacaacaaaaaaaacacaacacaacgcAGCCATCTTGAATAGAGTCTTagcacaagagaaaaaaaagcatctaaATTCGGCTGACGCTGGGCGTCTAGCGGGGTCCGTGGGGCCGCGTCCCGGCCCAGCGAGCCGTCTCCGTTACGTCTCCAGCGCTGACGGCCGGCGGACCGGCGGCGCCGAAGCGGACTCGGAAATGCCTCCCGCGGCCATTGGTCCCGCTCTTTAAATCCGCCCGCAGCCAATGAAAACGCTCCGGAGCCCCCGTGCCGGTGACGTCGCGGCCAATCGGCGCATGCGCCTCGCGAGCCAGCGTAGCCGAGTAAAGATGGCGGCGGGCTCCGATTTGTTGGATGATGTTTTCTTCAACACGGAGGTGGACGAGAAAGTAGTTAGCGACATAGTTGGGTCTTTGGAGTCCGAGCTCACGGGAGCGTCTCCCGGAGACACGGCGGTCAGGGCTCGGGGGCTCGGGAATCACGTAAGCGGCGCGGCGGGGAGCGCTAATTCCAATGTGCAGGACAACAAAGTGGGACTTGCACAAGAGCTTGTAAAAGCAGGTAAGGGACAGAAGCTGCTAGGCTCAATTTGCTCACGTCACCTTGTTTGTTTgcttattattgttattattattatttgctctTTTGGTTTCTCGTGAACATTTACTGAAAGTGcacattttttgtttctgtgggGAATTTAGCGCCCAGATCTCTGTGCTGCTTCTGACGTGCAGCGTTTATTTCCGCTTTTAAAGGCGCCGGAGTGCCGGGGGGTGTCATTAATAATACCCGGTCCCAGGCTCCAGCGGCGGAGCTTAACCCAGCCAGGACGGGAGCCGGTGGCCGCGGCGCAGCCGACGGACGTAAAGCCTCCCCCGGCGCCCCAACTTTGAATGGAGGCAGCGTCGTGATGAACTCGCACACTTCTGTGAGTGTCCCGGCTGCCCCCGCGACGCCCAGCGCCGGACCCGCCGTCCCGCCGGTCAACAACGGCCCGGGCACCGTGGTTAAAGGACACGGCGCGGCGCTGCCGCCATCCTCCGGCACTGTCATCCAGACGTCGCTACTGAGCACGACCTCCACTGTGATCTCGCAAACTTCCTGCGCCGGACCCGCGGTCACGCTCGTCAGGCCGCCTATGCAAGCCGCGGGACCGGTCGGCACGCCGAACGGGAGCGGCGGCTCGGTTCTGACCGCCGGCGTGGCCGTGGCGCACCTGCCCCTCTCCAGCGCCACGGCGGCCGTGACGTCGGGGCTCCCGGTCAACAAGTCCGAGTCGCCGAAAGCCGCCGTTCCGACCACCGTGCTGCCGGGGTCGGCCGGAGCCCCCGTGGCAAAGAGCCCCGTTTTACAAAATGCTGCCACGCGAGCCTCCGTCCCACCCAACATCGCCGCCAGTCCGGCCACCATCCGCGCCATAGCCCCTCAAGTGCTGGCCCCACGGCTACCGAATGCCCAGCCGGGCACCCCCAACATCCAGAACATCCAGCTTCCTCCAGGTAACTGCTATTTCCTGTGACCTCTGGaaaaagttcttaaaaaaaaaatcctcttcaCGCAGGCGAGCAAATTTCATTTAGGAATTGTACCGATATGCCGCGTTCATAGAAAAGTTATTTATGAAGGGTCAGTGAATCATTCTTAGGTTTGGTGAATGAAGCGGACACCTTAATTGTCGCTTCAGTCCGCCGTTTGATGTATAAACTACATGATTGTCAATCAcaattgtgattgtcattgtgatacacagcacagcacacggtgacacgacgaaacgtgtcccctgcttttaagcatcacccttggtgagcagtggtagATGGCACAAAacagttctttgctcagtggcaccttggagaatcgggatttgaaccggcaaccttctgattacggggccgcttccttaaccgctaggccaccactgcctcaaaacAAATCCCTGAGATAAAGTGTTTTAGATCACCATAGAAAAAGACCAGAAGAGGGACTTCAGTCTCTCTGATAATTCCTTATTCTGGGAACCAATCACAGCCCTGTTGTATCAAAATGACTCGCTCgtgattttttttcagggaaaactttatttattgatatatattttttatttaaggttAATCAAATAGGCACATCGTTACCTCCCATCACTAGAACACAGTCCCGTTTTTCAATTGAAGttacaaaattatttattgtaatgtcAGGGTATTGACATTAAAGTAATTTTAAAGTCTTTTTGTCTTTGCGTATGTGCGTGCAGGCATGGTTCTAGTCCGCAGCGAAAGCGGGCAGCTGCTTATGATCCACCAACAAACCCTGGCTCAGATGCAGGCCCAGAATGCAATGGCACCACGGCCAGCTACTCCCACCAGCACTCCTCCAGTCCAGATCGCCTCGGTACAGGTACACACGAGGCAGCGCGGTTAATCCAACCTGCGGCAAGTCGCTACATTTGCATCTTAAGTGTGATCTGTTGTCTGTCTGTTGTCCCCCAGGCCCCTGGGACCCCCATCATTACGCGACAGATTACCCCGACAACCATCATTAAGCAGACGCAGCCTGCCCAGCCAACAGTCCAGGCCGCCACCACCAGTCTCCAGAGACCCCCAGTTTTGCAGGTATGCCACGCCTACTCATTATCCTGAGGGGAACTGACTGTATCAGCCCAAACCTGTTAAAAACTACTATATTTTGTGCCATCTACCAGTGATTTTATCTCCCAGATGTACTTCCAGATCTAGTCATATATTCCGGGTCCGGACAGTATTTAGcacctgttgtgtgtgtttgctcagttAGTTCACACCAACACCATTTTTTAATTCTAGGGCGTTGTAAACAGACAATTCAAAATGCTGTCACCACAGCAGAACGCTTTAGCACAAGACAAGTTCCTTATTAGCTTCATCAAGCTTTTCCCGTTCATGGTGACATCCCCTTTACATTTCACCCCGAGACCTCAGGCAGGGTGCACTGCTTCCTTCATGATGACACTGAAACAGAAGGGAAAAGGAATATCTTTGTCATTGTAATGAAAAATGCTTTCCACGTTATCACAACGATCCACCAACACTTGGTTAATAAGGACCATAGACTGTGTTATGTGCATGTTATATTGAGGGATGTCTGTGTGATGATTTATGTTTTGGAAACAGTCCTGTCACCTACTGACCTTGATACTGATTGGCTTTACCAaattcttctaaaaaaaaaaaaaaaaaaaaaaaaaaaaaaaaagacgtacATCTGGGTTCAGTTTTCGTTCAGCTCTGGCTCAGTACTTTGAAAACAAACTGAATAGCTAGAGAACACACTCCGGACATCTCAGTGGGGTGCAGCTGGCCAGGCGCCTTGTctattttgaaatattataaCAGTGTTTCGAGCTTTTGAACTGTGGGAAGTAACCCTCACATTTTTATAGGCAGAATTAGGGCCTGTGCAGCGGCACTTTGCATATTTGTCTCAGACGCAGTGCTTTTGTTTTGAACATTCATTCTGTCTTCACCGTCTCTGTCTGCCGTGTCCAGGAAACCCTGGAGAACGTGAAGAAGTGTAAGAACTTCTTGTCAACACTCATCAAACTGGCGTCCAGCGGGAAGCAGTCCTCAGAGACGGCCGCCAACGTGAAGGAGCTTGTCAAGGACCTCCTGGTGAGTGCTGTGGCCTGGCACGAGTGGCTACATTGATGGCAACCAGAGGGACGGCACCCATGGCAGTGCACAGTGATTGGATGAAAATATCTCTGTTGCACGGAGGGTTCTGATTGTCCTGTCACGCTGATTACAGGAGGGCAAGATTGAAGCGGAGGACTTCACCAGCCGGCTGTACCGTGAACTGAACTCGTCTCCTCAGCCCTACCTCGTGCCTTTCCTTAAGGTAGTAGTCCAAATAGGGCAACACGCCATTCTGCAGCAGCATTATATTCACTGAAGTCATAAGAGAGAATACATTTTCATCACCGTATAATCAACAGGTTTTGATTTGTCATTTGTACTGGCATCTCACAGGAGTCCCAGAGTTAAAAATGCTTGTACAATATAAAACgtacgttgtaagttgctcctgataaggacgtctgccaaatgccttaaatgtaaatgtaagaatatGGCTAAACAATACTAAACcagtaaataatttaattagctCTTGTATGTAATCATTTCAAAAGCTGAATATGGCTGCTTAGCAACATATGTGAAAAAACAGTGTTAAAGCAGAacttaatattaattattatagaAATTGTCCATtactgtataataataataattaattaccGTTATATGGTTGAGTGCCTCAATCAATTAAactttcctttttattatttgaacaATTTCCTTTATCATTAATATGAATTgcattattatgattattttttaggTGTTTTTCCCTGTGTTGAGCAATATGTTTCTTGCTTGTGATCTGATGTTGAATTTAGCAGTACATTGTTTGAGATTTTATGTGATTGGTCAAAGAAAACCTTTAACCTCTGTTGTCACCTCCAGCGAAGCCTCCCAGCTCTGCGGCAAATGACTCCGGATTCAGCCTCCTTTATTCAGCAGAGCCAGCTGCAACAGCCTTCCACCCAGCCCACCTCTACTGCTCTGACAGCAGTTGTTCTCGGAGGGTCGGCCACCCAGCGCACTGCCATACAGCCTGCCCCGACTGTGGTCAAAACCCCATCTGCTGCGGCAACGGCCGC harbors:
- the LOC114798756 gene encoding transcription initiation factor TFIID subunit 4-like isoform X3, whose protein sequence is MNSHTSVSVPAAPATPSAGPAVPPVNNGPGTVVKGHGAALPPSSGTVIQTSLLSTTSTVISQTSCAGPAVTLVRPPMQAAGPVGTPNGSGGSVLTAGVAVAHLPLSSATAAVTSGLPVNKSESPKAAVPTTVLPGSAGAPVAKSPVLQNAATRASVPPNIAASPATIRAIAPQVLAPRLPNAQPGTPNIQNIQLPPGMVLVRSESGQLLMIHQQTLAQMQAQNAMAPRPATPTSTPPVQIASVQAPGTPIITRQITPTTIIKQTQPAQPTVQAATTSLQRPPVLQETLENVKKCKNFLSTLIKLASSGKQSSETAANVKELVKDLLEGKIEAEDFTSRLYRELNSSPQPYLVPFLKRSLPALRQMTPDSASFIQQSQLQQPSTQPTSTALTAVVLGGSATQRTAIQPAPTVVKTPSAAATAATATTPAAVPVASAATTTPHPPVISLAQSKPSLILQQPQQQGAMVRPQVSIAQTPMVTLRGQPQNRMFVPQTVVKQLPAVSLLKPGQAPGAKMVSVSAGQPMGSVLQKNKLKEAGGSFKDDDDINDVASMAGVNLSEESARILATNSDLVGAVMRSCKDEAFLYTSSLNRRMLEIGRKYGVNELGPEVINFVSHATQQRLKNLLEKVSEIAQQKNLSYKEDERYDQASDVRTQLKFFEQLDQAEKQRKEEQEREMLMKAAKSRSRQEDPEQARLKQKAKEMQQQELAQMRQRDANLTALAAIGPRKKRKLDLQTGGAVTEGSTSGSAASGASGSGVSRQFTRQRITRVNLRDLLFCLENERETSHSHLLYKAFLK
- the LOC114798756 gene encoding transcription initiation factor TFIID subunit 4-like isoform X2; its protein translation is MAAGSDLLDDVFFNTEVDEKVVSDIVGSLESELTGASPGDTAVRARGLGNHVSGAAGSANSNVQDNKVGLAQELVKAGAGVPGGVINNTRSQAPAAELNPARTGAGGRGAADGRKASPGAPTLNGGSVVMNSHTSVSVPAAPATPSAGPAVPPVNNGPGTVVKGHGAALPPSSGTVIQTSLLSTTSTVISQTSCAGPAVTLVRPPMQAAGPVGTPNGSGGSVLTAGVAVAHLPLSSATAAVTSGLPVNKSESPKAAVPTTVLPGSAGAPVAKSPVLQNAATRASVPPNIAASPATIRAIAPQVLAPRLPNAQPGTPNIQNIQLPPGMVLVRSESGQLLMIHQQTLAQMQAQNAMAPRPATPTSTPPVQIASAPGTPIITRQITPTTIIKQTQPAQPTVQAATTSLQRPPVLQETLENVKKCKNFLSTLIKLASSGKQSSETAANVKELVKDLLEGKIEAEDFTSRLYRELNSSPQPYLVPFLKRSLPALRQMTPDSASFIQQSQLQQPSTQPTSTALTAVVLGGSATQRTAIQPAPTVVKTPSAAATAATATTPAAVPVASAATTTPHPPVISLAQSKPSLILQQPQQQGAMVRPQVSIAQTPMVTLRGQPQNRMFVPQTVVKQLPAVSLLKPGQAPGAKMVSVSAGQPMGSVLQKNKLKEAGGSFKDDDDINDVASMAGVNLSEESARILATNSDLVGAVMRSCKDEAFLYTSSLNRRMLEIGRKYGVNELGPEVINFVSHATQQRLKNLLEKVSEIAQQKNLSYKEDERYDQASDVRTQLKFFEQLDQAEKQRKEEQEREMLMKAAKSRSRQEDPEQARLKQKAKEMQQQELAQMRQRDANLTALAAIGPRKKRKLDLQTGGAVTEGSTSGSAASGASGSGVSRQFTRQRITRVNLRDLLFCLENERETSHSHLLYKAFLK
- the LOC114798756 gene encoding transcription initiation factor TFIID subunit 4-like isoform X1, which produces MAAGSDLLDDVFFNTEVDEKVVSDIVGSLESELTGASPGDTAVRARGLGNHVSGAAGSANSNVQDNKVGLAQELVKAGAGVPGGVINNTRSQAPAAELNPARTGAGGRGAADGRKASPGAPTLNGGSVVMNSHTSVSVPAAPATPSAGPAVPPVNNGPGTVVKGHGAALPPSSGTVIQTSLLSTTSTVISQTSCAGPAVTLVRPPMQAAGPVGTPNGSGGSVLTAGVAVAHLPLSSATAAVTSGLPVNKSESPKAAVPTTVLPGSAGAPVAKSPVLQNAATRASVPPNIAASPATIRAIAPQVLAPRLPNAQPGTPNIQNIQLPPGMVLVRSESGQLLMIHQQTLAQMQAQNAMAPRPATPTSTPPVQIASVQAPGTPIITRQITPTTIIKQTQPAQPTVQAATTSLQRPPVLQETLENVKKCKNFLSTLIKLASSGKQSSETAANVKELVKDLLEGKIEAEDFTSRLYRELNSSPQPYLVPFLKRSLPALRQMTPDSASFIQQSQLQQPSTQPTSTALTAVVLGGSATQRTAIQPAPTVVKTPSAAATAATATTPAAVPVASAATTTPHPPVISLAQSKPSLILQQPQQQGAMVRPQVSIAQTPMVTLRGQPQNRMFVPQTVVKQLPAVSLLKPGQAPGAKMVSVSAGQPMGSVLQKNKLKEAGGSFKDDDDINDVASMAGVNLSEESARILATNSDLVGAVMRSCKDEAFLYTSSLNRRMLEIGRKYGVNELGPEVINFVSHATQQRLKNLLEKVSEIAQQKNLSYKEDERYDQASDVRTQLKFFEQLDQAEKQRKEEQEREMLMKAAKSRSRQEDPEQARLKQKAKEMQQQELAQMRQRDANLTALAAIGPRKKRKLDLQTGGAVTEGSTSGSAASGASGSGVSRQFTRQRITRVNLRDLLFCLENERETSHSHLLYKAFLK